A portion of the Malania oleifera isolate guangnan ecotype guangnan chromosome 3, ASM2987363v1, whole genome shotgun sequence genome contains these proteins:
- the LOC131150464 gene encoding meiotic recombination protein DMC1 homolog — protein sequence MVLRSEEQSQLQLVEREDIDDEEDLFEAIDKLISQGINAGDVKKLQDAGIFTCNGLMMHTKKSLTGIKGLSEAKVDKICEAAEKLVNVGYITGSDALLRRKSVIRITTGSQALDELLGGGIETSAITEAFGEFRSGKTQLAHTLCVSTQLPTSMRGGNGKVAYIDTEGTFRPDRIVPIAERFGMDASAVLDNIIYARAYTYEHQYSLLLGLAAKMSEEPFRILIVDSVIALFRVDFTGRGELAERQQKLAQMLSRLTKIAEEFNVAVYMTNQVIADPGGGVFVTDPKKPAGGHVLAHAATVRLMFRKGKGEQRVCKMFDAPNLPEAEAVFQITPGGIADAKD from the exons ATGGTGCTCAGATCGGAAGAGCAGAGCCAGTTGCAGCTCGTCGAGAGGGAAGATATTGACGATGAGGAGGATTTGTTTGAAGCGATAGATAAAC TGATTTCACAAGGAATTAACGCAGGCGATGTGAAGAAGCTCCAAGATGCTGGGATCTTCACCTGCAACGGCTTAATGATGCATACGAAGAAG AGTTTAACGGGCATCAAAGGCTTATCCGAGGCAAAGGTCGATAAGATATGTGAAGCAGCTGAAAAGCTAGTT aatgtcGGTTACATTACCGGGAGTGATGCTTTGCTCAGG AGAAAGTCGGTGATTCGTATAACAACCGGAAGCCAGGCCCTAGATGAACTGCTTGGCG GTGGGATTGAAACATCGGCAATCACAGAAGCATTTGGCGAATTCCG GTCTGGGAAGACACAGCTCGCGCACACCCTATGCGTTTCCACCCAG CTTCCAACAAGCATGCGAGGAGGGAATGGAAAGGTTGCCTATATCGACACTGAAGGAACTTT TCGTCCTGATCGTATTGTGCCAATAGCTGAAAGGTTTGGCATGGATGCAAGTGCTGTCCTCGACAAT ATCATTTATGCGCGCGCATACACTTACGAGCATCAGTACAGCCTCCTGCTCGGTCTGGCGGCTAAAATGTCTGAAGAACCATTCAGAATTCTG ATTGTAGATTCGGTAATTGCTCTGTTCCGAGTAGATTTCACAGGAAGGGGAGAACTTGCAGAACGCCAG CAAAAACTGGCTCAGATGCTTTCTCGTTTGACAAAAATAGCTGAGGAATTCAATGTTGCAGTCTACATGACCAACCAAG TAATAGCCGACCCAGGAGGAGGGGTATTCGTGACAGATCCAAAGAAACCTGCCGGGGGACACGTGCTAGCCCATGCAGCCACGGTTCGGCTGATGTTTAGGAAAGGGAAAGGTGAACAGCGTGTCTGCAAGATGTTTGATGCCCCAAACCTGCCCGAGGCCGAAGCA GTATTCCAGATAACACCTGGGGGCATCGCAGACGCCAAAGATTGA